A section of the Streptomyces xinghaiensis S187 genome encodes:
- the ileS gene encoding isoleucine--tRNA ligase translates to MSPQPQYRQVPAQVDLPALEHAVLDFWRENKVFARSLEQSRERPEWVFYEGPPTANGMPGAHHIEARVFKDVFPRFRTMRGYHVARKAGWDCHGLPVELAVEKELGFNGKKDIEAYGIAEFNAKCRESVTRHTDAFAELTTRMGYWVDLDDAYRTMDPEYVQSVWWSLKEIFAKGLLVQDHRVAPWCPRCGTGLSDHELAQGYETVVDPSVYVRFPLTSGPLAGEAALLVWTTTPWTLVSNTAVAAHPGVRYVVATDGSEKLVVAEPLLEKALGEGWEATGQSFTGAEMERWAYERPFALLEFPAPGEGEPAPHFVVNAEYVTTEDGTGLVHQSPAFGEDDLKVCRSYGLPVVNPVRPDGTFEEELPLVGGQFFKKADEDLVADLDSRGLLFRHLPYEHSYPHCWRCHTALLYYAQPSWYIRTTQVKDALLRENDRTNWYPESVKYGRFGDWLNNNIDWALSRNRYWGTPLPIWRCAENHLTCVGSLAELTELTGTDQSELDPHRPYIDEVVFPCTAEGCSLEATRVPEVIDAWYDSGSMPFAQWGYPYKNKEIFEKRYPAQFISEAIDQTRGWFYTLMAVGTLVFDKSSYENVVCLGHILAEDGRKMSKHLGNILQPIPLMDRHGADAVRWFMAAGGSPWAARRVGHGTIQEVVRKTLLTYWNTVAFQALYARTSGWAPSASDPAPADRPVLDRWLLSELNTLVGEVTEALEGYDTQRAGKLVSAFVDDLSNWYVRRSRRRFWQGDAAALRTLHEVVETVTRLMAPLVPFITERVWQDLVVPVTPDAPDSVHLSTWPEPEAALVDRELSERMLLVRRLVELGRATRAESGVKTRQPLSRALVAAAGFDALSPELRAQITEELNVSSLDSLSAVGGSLVDTTAKANFRALGKRFGKGVQAVAKAIAQADAAALSRALREGTASVEVDGETVTLAPEEVVITETPREGWSVASDAGATVALDLEITPELRRAGLARDAIRLIQEARKNSGLDVADRIALRWESTEPETRAALTEHAALIADEVLAADFAGAGAAPGPDETYGEPFTDEGLALTFRLRKTEA, encoded by the coding sequence ATGAGTCCACAGCCGCAGTACCGCCAGGTCCCCGCCCAGGTCGACCTGCCCGCGCTGGAGCACGCCGTGCTCGACTTCTGGCGCGAGAACAAGGTCTTCGCCCGCTCCCTGGAGCAGTCCCGGGAACGGCCCGAGTGGGTCTTCTACGAGGGCCCGCCGACCGCGAACGGCATGCCCGGCGCGCACCACATCGAGGCCCGGGTCTTCAAGGACGTCTTCCCCCGCTTCCGCACCATGCGCGGCTACCACGTCGCCCGCAAGGCCGGCTGGGACTGCCACGGGCTGCCGGTCGAGCTGGCGGTCGAGAAGGAGCTCGGCTTCAACGGCAAGAAGGACATCGAGGCGTACGGCATCGCGGAGTTCAACGCGAAGTGCCGCGAGTCGGTGACCCGCCACACCGACGCCTTCGCCGAACTCACCACGCGCATGGGCTACTGGGTCGATCTCGACGACGCCTACCGCACCATGGACCCGGAGTACGTCCAGAGCGTCTGGTGGTCGCTGAAGGAGATCTTCGCCAAGGGCCTGCTGGTGCAGGACCACCGGGTCGCCCCCTGGTGCCCGCGCTGCGGCACCGGCCTCTCCGACCACGAACTCGCCCAGGGGTACGAGACCGTCGTCGACCCCTCGGTCTACGTGCGCTTCCCGCTGACCTCCGGCCCGCTCGCCGGTGAGGCGGCCCTGCTGGTCTGGACGACGACCCCGTGGACCCTGGTGTCCAACACGGCCGTCGCCGCCCACCCGGGCGTGCGCTACGTCGTCGCCACGGACGGCAGCGAGAAGCTCGTCGTCGCCGAACCGCTGCTGGAGAAGGCGCTGGGCGAGGGCTGGGAGGCCACCGGGCAGTCCTTCACCGGGGCCGAGATGGAGCGCTGGGCGTACGAGCGCCCGTTCGCCCTGCTGGAGTTCCCCGCGCCGGGCGAGGGTGAGCCCGCGCCGCACTTCGTCGTCAACGCCGAGTACGTCACCACCGAGGACGGCACGGGTCTGGTGCACCAGTCCCCCGCGTTCGGTGAGGACGACCTCAAGGTCTGCCGCTCCTACGGGCTGCCGGTCGTCAACCCCGTACGCCCCGACGGCACCTTCGAGGAGGAACTGCCGCTCGTCGGCGGCCAGTTCTTCAAGAAGGCGGACGAGGACCTGGTCGCCGACCTCGACAGCCGCGGCCTCCTCTTCCGCCACCTGCCGTACGAGCACAGCTATCCGCACTGCTGGCGCTGCCACACCGCGCTGCTCTACTACGCGCAGCCGTCCTGGTACATCCGCACCACCCAGGTCAAGGACGCCCTGCTCCGCGAGAACGACCGCACCAACTGGTACCCGGAGTCGGTCAAGTACGGCCGCTTCGGCGACTGGCTGAACAACAACATCGACTGGGCGCTCTCCCGCAACCGCTACTGGGGCACCCCGCTGCCCATCTGGCGCTGCGCGGAGAACCACCTCACCTGCGTCGGCTCGCTGGCCGAACTCACCGAGCTCACCGGCACCGACCAGTCGGAACTCGACCCGCACCGCCCGTACATCGACGAGGTCGTCTTCCCCTGCACCGCCGAGGGCTGCTCGCTGGAGGCCACGCGCGTGCCGGAGGTCATCGACGCCTGGTACGACTCCGGCTCGATGCCGTTCGCGCAGTGGGGCTACCCGTACAAGAACAAGGAGATCTTCGAGAAGCGCTACCCGGCGCAGTTCATCTCGGAGGCCATCGACCAGACCCGCGGCTGGTTTTACACGCTCATGGCCGTCGGCACCCTGGTGTTCGACAAGTCCTCCTACGAGAACGTGGTCTGCCTGGGCCACATCCTCGCCGAGGACGGCCGGAAGATGTCCAAGCACCTGGGCAACATCCTCCAGCCGATCCCGCTCATGGACCGGCACGGGGCCGACGCCGTGCGCTGGTTCATGGCCGCCGGCGGTTCCCCCTGGGCCGCGCGCCGCGTGGGCCACGGCACCATCCAGGAGGTCGTCCGCAAGACGCTCCTCACCTACTGGAACACGGTCGCCTTCCAGGCCCTCTACGCCCGCACCTCGGGCTGGGCGCCGAGCGCCTCGGACCCGGCCCCGGCGGACCGCCCGGTCCTCGACCGCTGGCTGCTGAGCGAGCTCAACACCCTGGTCGGCGAGGTCACCGAGGCGCTGGAGGGCTACGACACCCAGCGCGCCGGAAAGCTGGTCTCGGCCTTCGTCGACGACCTCTCCAACTGGTACGTCCGCCGCTCCCGCCGCCGCTTCTGGCAGGGCGACGCCGCGGCGCTGCGCACCCTCCACGAGGTCGTGGAGACCGTCACCCGGCTGATGGCCCCGCTGGTCCCGTTCATCACCGAGCGGGTCTGGCAGGACCTGGTCGTCCCGGTCACCCCGGACGCCCCGGACTCGGTGCACCTCTCCACCTGGCCCGAGCCGGAGGCCGCGCTCGTCGACCGGGAGCTCTCGGAGCGGATGCTGCTGGTCCGGCGGCTGGTGGAGCTGGGCCGGGCGACCCGCGCCGAGTCGGGGGTCAAGACCCGGCAGCCGCTGTCGCGCGCGCTGGTCGCCGCCGCGGGCTTCGACGCCCTCTCGCCGGAGCTGCGGGCCCAGATCACCGAGGAGCTGAACGTCAGCTCCCTCGACTCCCTCTCGGCCGTCGGCGGCTCCCTCGTCGACACCACGGCGAAGGCCAACTTCCGGGCCCTGGGCAAGCGGTTCGGCAAGGGGGTCCAGGCGGTGGCCAAGGCGATCGCCCAGGCGGACGCCGCGGCGCTCTCCCGCGCCCTGCGCGAGGGCACCGCGTCGGTCGAGGTGGACGGCGAGACGGTCACGCTCGCCCCGGAGGAGGTCGTCATCACGGAGACCCCGCGCGAGGGCTGGTCGGTCGCCTCCGACGCGGGAGCCACCGTGGCCCTGGATCTGGAGATCACCCCGGAGCTGCGCCGCGCGGGACTGGCCCGGGACGCGATCCGGCTGATCCAGGAGGCCCGCAAGAACAGCGGCCTGGACGTGGCGGACCGCATCGCCCTCCGCTGGGAGTCCACGGAGCCGGAGACCCGGGCGGCGCTCACCGAGCACGCGGCCCTGATCGCGGACGAGGTCCTGGCGGCCGACTTCGCCGGCGCGGGAGCTGCTCCCGGGCCGGACGAGACGTACGGCGAGCCCTTCACCGACGAGGGCCTGGCCCTCACCTTCCGTCTCCGCAAGACGGAGGCCTGA
- a CDS encoding TraR/DksA family transcriptional regulator encodes MVAKKPVVETAEPAGTAAPDNRAGTAGAAAVVSGMAAAETAVRRPAAHTAAAPERTAKAAPVAGKPAEKTGAKTVVAKKTPAGTAAAVPGELAVRPGEDPWTAEEVDEARDELKSEAERLRTEIVSSQEAIAGLMRDSGDGAGDDQADTGTKNITREHELALNANAREMLDQTERALERLDAGTYGRCESCGNPIGKARMQAFPRATLCVECKQRQERR; translated from the coding sequence ATGGTGGCGAAGAAGCCCGTCGTCGAGACGGCGGAGCCGGCCGGTACGGCGGCCCCGGACAACCGCGCCGGTACGGCCGGCGCGGCGGCCGTGGTGAGCGGGATGGCCGCCGCGGAGACGGCCGTACGGCGGCCGGCCGCGCACACGGCGGCCGCGCCGGAGCGGACCGCGAAGGCGGCACCGGTCGCCGGGAAGCCCGCAGAGAAGACGGGAGCCAAGACGGTGGTTGCGAAGAAGACCCCGGCCGGCACGGCCGCGGCCGTGCCCGGGGAGCTGGCGGTACGGCCCGGTGAGGACCCCTGGACCGCGGAAGAGGTCGACGAGGCGCGGGACGAGCTGAAGAGCGAGGCCGAACGGCTGCGCACCGAGATCGTCTCCTCCCAGGAGGCGATCGCCGGGCTGATGCGCGACTCCGGCGACGGCGCGGGTGACGACCAGGCGGACACCGGCACCAAGAACATCACCCGGGAGCACGAGCTGGCGCTGAACGCCAACGCCCGGGAGATGCTCGACCAGACCGAACGGGCTCTGGAACGGCTCGACGCCGGCACGTACGGGCGCTGCGAGTCCTGCGGCAACCCCATCGGCAAGGCCCGGATGCAGGCCTTCCCGCGGGCGACGCTCTGCGTGGAGTGCAAGCAGCGGCAGGAGCGGCGGTAG
- the lspA gene encoding signal peptidase II, translating into MAEAERIIDTPDSEGERPETGPDGEHGADAGDGAAPRSRGKRRIAVLLAVAAIAYLFDLGTKMLVVAKLEHHQAIPVIGEWLRFEAVRNPGAAFGIGEALTVVFTVIAAAVIVVIARIARKLYSLPWAVALGLLLGGALGNLTDRLFRSPGFFRGEVVDFIAPKGFAVFNLADTAIVCGGILIVLLSFRGLDPDGTVHKD; encoded by the coding sequence GTGGCAGAGGCGGAGCGGATCATCGACACCCCGGATTCCGAGGGGGAGCGGCCGGAGACCGGGCCGGACGGCGAGCACGGGGCGGACGCCGGCGACGGCGCGGCCCCCCGGAGCCGGGGCAAACGGCGGATCGCCGTGCTGCTGGCCGTCGCCGCGATCGCCTACCTCTTCGACCTGGGCACCAAGATGCTCGTGGTCGCCAAGCTGGAGCACCACCAGGCGATTCCGGTGATCGGGGAGTGGCTGCGGTTCGAGGCCGTGCGCAACCCGGGTGCCGCCTTCGGCATCGGCGAGGCGCTGACCGTGGTGTTCACGGTCATCGCGGCCGCGGTGATCGTCGTCATCGCCCGGATCGCGCGGAAGCTCTACAGCCTGCCCTGGGCGGTCGCGCTGGGGCTGCTGCTCGGCGGGGCCCTCGGCAACCTCACCGACCGGCTCTTCCGGAGCCCCGGCTTCTTCCGGGGGGAGGTCGTGGACTTCATCGCCCCCAAGGGGTTCGCGGTGTTCAACCTCGCCGACACGGCCATCGTGTGCGGCGGCATCCTCATCGTGCTGCTGTCCTTCCGCGGGCTCGACCCCGACGGCACCGTCCACAAGGACTGA